One genomic window of Meleagris gallopavo isolate NT-WF06-2002-E0010 breed Aviagen turkey brand Nicholas breeding stock chromosome 22, Turkey_5.1, whole genome shotgun sequence includes the following:
- the LOC104914095 gene encoding probable phospholipid-transporting ATPase IIA, whose amino-acid sequence MLDLLQIRSYVYAEEPNIDIHNFVGTFTREDSDPSVNESLSIENTLWASTVIASGTVVGVVLYTGRELRSVMNTSNPRSKIGLFDLEVNCLTKILFGALVVVSLVMVALQHFAGRWYLQIIRFLLLFSNIIPISLRVNLDMGKIVYSWVIRRDSKIPGTVVRSSTIPEQLGRISYLLTDKTGTLTQNEMVFKRLHLGTVAYGLDSMDEVQSHIFSIYTQQSQEPPAVKGLALATKVRKTMSSRVHEAVKAIALCHNVTPVYESNGVTDQAEAERHYEDSCRVYQASSPDEVSL is encoded by the exons ATGCTG GACCTGCTGCAAATCCGGTCATACGTATATGCAGAAGAGCCCAACATTGATATACACAATTTTGTGGGAACCTTCACAAGG GAGGACAGTGACCCTTCTGTGAATGAAAGCTTAAGCATAGAAAACACCCTGTGGGCCAGCACAGTGATTGCATCAG GTACTGTTGTGGGAGTTGTCCTCTACACTGGAAGGGAGCTGCGCAGTGTGATGAATACTTCAAACCCAAGAAGTAAG attgGTCTTTTTGATTTAGAAGTGAACTGTCTCACCAAGATCCTGTTTGGGGCCCTGGTGGTGGTCTCACTTGTCATGGTGGCCCTTCAGCATTTTGCTGGCCGTTGGTATCTTCAGATCATAAGATTCCTCCTCCTGTTCTCAAACATCATTCCAATCAG TTTACGTGTGAATCTGGACATGGGAAAAATTGTCTACAGCTGGGTGATCCGCAGAGATTCCAAAATCCCTGGGACCGTGGTTCGATCCAGCACTATTCCTGAGCAGCTGGGGAGGATATCCTACTTGCTTACAGATAAAACAG GAACTCTTACACAGAATGAGATGGTCTTCAAGCGACTTCATCTGGGCACGGTGGCGTACGGCCTTGACTCCATGGATGAAGTACAGAGCCACATATTCAGTATATACACACAG CAATCTCAGGAGCCGCCCGCTGTGAAAGGCCTGGCCTTGGCCACCAAGGTGCGCAAAACCATGAGCAGCCGCGTGCACGAGGCGGTGAAGGCGATCGCGCTGTGCCACAACGTGACGCCGGTGTACGAATCCAACGGGGTGACGGACCAGGCTGAAGCTGAAAGGCACTACGAGGACTCGTGCAGGGTGTACCAGGCCTCCAGCCCCGATGAGGTCAGTTTGTAA